The Desulfonatronovibrio magnus genome includes the window GAAGGCTTGTGGTTGCTGGGTTGAGAGGAATATAGCGGAATGGGTTAGAAAATGCAACTTAAAGAACCTGTCCCAACTTTCTCTGATGGTTTTAGGGCGGTCACAGGATGGCTCCATTGAGGCGATCATCAGGTGGACGCATTAGGTGATCATCAACTGGCTCCATTAGGGTGAACATCAAGTGGCTCCATTAGGGCGGTCAGTGACATGGGGTATATTGGTTTATGCAGCTTCAAGTTCATGGACACGCAGTTCAACATGAAGCCCCGCAGTTACAGCCATATTAACCAGGGAATCAAGGCTGAAGAGGTTAATCTTGCCTCTCATCAGATCTGATATCCGAGGTTGAGTCACTCGGAACAATTGTGCAGCCTGTGACTGACTGAGTTCATTACGTTTAATATGTTTACTCAAGGCCATCATGAGTATTGAGCGAAGCTTCATGTTTTCAGCTTCTTCCTGCGTATCTTCGATGGCATCCCAAATGCTATTGAAACTATTATTGCTCATGTTTTTCTCTCCTTGAGTAATTCACGATAGCGATTGGTAGCCAAGTCCAGATCGCATTTGGAAATTCTCTGGGTCTTTTTGCAGAAACAGTGAAGAATATAGACTGCTTCTGCAAATTTAGCCACATATAGAACTCGAAACTGTCCTGTCACATCTCGCAATCGGATTTCCTGAACACCAGGGCCTATAACAGTAACAGGCTTCCAGCTGTCTGGGGTATCTCCTCTTTGGAGTTTATCTATCTGATAGCCGGCTTCACGTCGTGGATTGTCTGGAAAAGAGCGCAAGTCTTCAAGGCTGGTTCCAAGAAAGACAACTGGATTGATATCAGACATGCAGATTTTATATAATATCTTGTATGAGATGGCAAGTCTTAAATATAGTCATCAGCCAACTCCCAACCTCTTCATGGAATAAACCCCCTCCACCCCACCAACCGGAGTAAATTTCCGTTCATCCTTGGACCCCAGTAGATGCTTGACCTGGTCGAATATTTACCCCGTAAAATTTCTTTTCATTTTACTGGGGCCTCCTGCACAAAGTCTTTCCCCCCGATCACACCTGAGTCTGTAAAATACCGGCATCTGTACCTGAACCGGTCAGTCCTGGATATTTTAAAGCCTTTCTTTCTGGCTTTTTCCACGATCTTTGGATCAATCCCTCTCTTCAAGCTCTTCACTGTCCCCTGTCCCCTGACTCCTGATACCTTCTTCACTGTCCCTTGTCCCCTGACTCCTGATACCTTCTTCAACGGGCTGTTCTGGATATAACATGGTATACTGTAGGTTGGTTTTCACGAATAAATCTGGCTATTCTTGGCATAACTAACCTCCGTTAAGGCTTGTGGTTGAGCGGTTTGGAGTAAACTTAACAAATTTCGATTTTGTTTGCAATAATTAACCTGTCCCATACTTCTTCTATGCCACTGTCGGAAATTAATTCTCAGCAGCCCTGTCTACCAGCTCTGTAAACTCATTTAGAGACTCAGTTCTGATTATTTTCCGGTTTAAAGCCCTGAGGTTCTCAATGGATTGTATGGACTTAATTTTGACTTGGAGTATGCCG containing:
- a CDS encoding type II toxin-antitoxin system RelE/ParE family toxin, producing the protein MSDINPVVFLGTSLEDLRSFPDNPRREAGYQIDKLQRGDTPDSWKPVTVIGPGVQEIRLRDVTGQFRVLYVAKFAEAVYILHCFCKKTQRISKCDLDLATNRYRELLKERKT
- a CDS encoding helix-turn-helix domain-containing protein; its protein translation is MSNNSFNSIWDAIEDTQEEAENMKLRSILMMALSKHIKRNELSQSQAAQLFRVTQPRISDLMRGKINLFSLDSLVNMAVTAGLHVELRVHELEAA